The following DNA comes from Poecilia reticulata strain Guanapo linkage group LG5, Guppy_female_1.0+MT, whole genome shotgun sequence.
ATTGAAATTACTCTCTGTCCCACGATAAGTGCTGCAACGTAAATAAACtattacaacaataaataaaaacataaacaagttaaaatatgtttggtttGCATTTATCCACAGTCtagcaggggtcaccaaccttTTTTGAGACTGGAAGCTACTTCACGGGTACAGAGTAACACGAACACACTTATTAACATATTAATGTCAGGGAATATATGATCAGAAGTTCTTAGTTCAGAGTTTTAAGTTTGATTCCCTTTTGGAGATTTTCTGTGATTCTAAATTGCCCCCAAGTGCCTGAGGATTATTTTAGTAGCACCTGCAGCTGTAGGCTGTGAGTACCTTGAGATTTTCCTTTTCAGGAaataacatacatttaaaaaacttcaGCAGAGCATGTCCATTACAATCTTATATTTATGGGCTTCTCtgcacatctttaccagggcATTTAATGATTGTGGAGGGTGTTGCATACTAATgtggaaatctttttttctgtgtagttgTTGCATTCTTCTTAAAGCCACCAGGTGGCAgtaaattacaacaaatacTACAAGAAAATTAAAGGGTagtcatatattttatttatttatttttacaatggAGTTAAAAGCTTTGTTTTGATAAAAGCTCATTTTACAACTTCACAGAAAAACCTATTagtaattttaaattctaaaaatcTATACATCCTTCTAAAAGTCAGCTTCAGACATTCCACCAAAAACACGTGAGAGAACACAAATATATACaggtttaaattaattcaagtacaaacacacagaaatgcgAAACGGCTCAGGGGTAAACGAACGAGTAGCTCTTGTGCGGGTCAGCTTCGTGTTTATGATTTAGATCCCAGTTGCTCCAGCCAGTCCAGCACTGTGCCCAGTTCGCCTACAGCCTTCTGCGCCGCCTGCTGGATCTGCAGCTGCTCAGCGGGAGAAGAGAGCAAAGAGGCTTAGATATGAGCAGAAATGGAAAATCACTAAAGCAATATTATTGTGGCTTAAGCAaactgattggctgtttttaatTGCCTTGCTAATTGATGAAAAATGCCTATGCTGCTTGATTGGTTGATTTCTTTATGGTAGAGGGAGACATTGAGTTGCAAAGTCTTTGCAAAGCTATTTCTTTGCCCTCTGAAACTGAAACCTTCTGCATCTAGCTGTCGTTATGTGAGCTGAGATAAGATCTTTGCATTTTGTACAGAAAGCACACATGGCGCAGCGTACCTTGTCAAAGTTGGCGAGCACCGAGTCAATCGTTCTCTGGGTTTCTTCTCCGCAGTGGCAGTGCTGCGAGAAGGAAAAGGAGTTCAAAGGTCACCAACATGACCCAGAGCTGCGTCTGGTGATGTCGCAGCTGAAACAGGACGGTTAACTTACACATTTATGCATTTCCCTTCTGATGCTGACAAAAGCGTTTGCCAAGGCGCTGGAGCAGCGCTGCTGACTCGGCTGAGAGGACTCGTAGCTGCTGAAGACTCGTTCGACGTAGAAACGCAGCAGGAGGCGCACAAAGCAGCACGTCTGGCCCTCCTGGTGGAGGCAGGCAGGTGTCAGGAGTGAAAGCATTTGTCACTACGTCGGGAAATTAAGAAACAGGATGGAAATGTTCTCATGTGAGAATGCCTGAAGAGCTCACCTGAACGTTCTTCATCAGAGATGCATCCAGAAGTTTCACTCCAATCTCGCCGTCCGCCGATATCTGACATGTAAGGTGAGGAAATTGGGGATTAAAATCTCTCTTAGGCGGCTTCTTCCCATCTAATAAAGAACACTTGAACATGAAGCGAATGACTTCCTGTGCCTGCATCCATGTTACTCTGGATGAGCAGCTGCACtagcatgagtgtgtgtgtgtgtgtgtgtgtgcgcgtgcgtgtgtttttTGATTAAACTCACCGCATCTGATTTTATCTCAGAGAAGTACTGGTGTAGTTCATGGACGTGAACGTTGGCAGAGCAGCCGTCCATGTGCAGTGTCCGGCTCTCCGCAGGCCCGTTCAGTAAacccaggaggaggaggaggagcacgGAAGAACTGAGCAGCATCTTCATCACTGTGGTTACCTGCAGGTGAAGCTGAATAGAGACATTTTTGATTTCGCATGTTAAGTCCTGAGCAATGGAAGTTTAAAAGTTGTCTTAAAATGATGAGTTAAGTTAATGTTAAGATATACAATTAACCCTAACACTAAATTAGGCATGATAAAAATTCTTAAACCAACTTTCTGTGTAAAACATCAGGAGTTAGGAGGTAAAACGAGTGCATTTAACTTTAGGGCGCTGTCAGCTTTTACAGTGCATCAACAGGAGAGTATTGTGGGTAAGGACGTAATTTTCACCCATCTTGGCGACACAACATCTTGGCGAAACGCTGCAACGATCGATCAGCAATGACTAGATCCCAGGATGTACGCAGTTACTGCACTACATAGTTATAAAACATCTCGAACATCCCTACGAGATTAAAGAAAACTACACAGAGCCAGTGCAAAGTTCAGGATCAGTCAGCAGGACCCAGAGCAGCAACAGCATCACCTGTGCTCAGACTCACCTGTGTGTTACCTGAGAGGATGAGTCCTGGAGAGGATGTGTGTCTCTGAGCCTCCATCCTCTCTGCTCTTATAGTAGACCGAGGGGGTTTTTCGAATCATGTTTCATCTCAAAACGGACGCTGCAGGCGAACACGCCTCTGTTTACTGGACAAGGAAGTGATGCAATTAAAGGAACTCCTCAGTCATGctattgtaaaagaaaatgatagtGGATAATTGAGGGTTTCCTCCCTTTCTGACGTAAACCCCGTGTcactgtggagagaaaaaaaaaactcactcaCTTTCTGTGAATGTGTTCATGAGTCATTCATCAGATTAGACGGTCATCATTTGTTTTGTACATCTGCCTTGTAATCTGCCAGATtatttgtgggggtttttttcttctcagttttAGGATGAATTAAGTGCCTGCACCTAAAATTGTCCAGTCGATTGTTTCTTGGAGAATACTGATCATTCCTTCTGCTGCTGAACATCAATAATCCGTCTGtcagcaccttttttttttgaccccTCGAGGTCGAAGTCTTTTACCTCAACACAAGTTAGGCAAGTCGTTTTCAGAAACGCTCGCTAAACCTGCTCATCTATTTGCAGTGACAGAATCCAGTcatagtttaaaaagaaaatgtcttcagGGAAGTCAGATGAAAACAGGAATTGCCTGCGTTCTTGGAATAACGTTGAGTCACTGTCTGTTACTACGGGAGTATCTGCACAAAATTCCCGAGGGTCTTTCGAGGTGGAGGAAACTCGTGTCAGCATTTGTAACTGGAAgtacaaacaatttaaaaggaaaagttCATAGCCTAGGGTTAGTGCTATACAGTAAGTAGCCAGTAGGGGTCATCACAAAGCTGCATGAGCGTGTTGTGTCTCCTGAGAGGAAGAGAAGCTAATGTGTACACCAGAGAGAAGATCTGGTCTAAAGATTTCAGATCTGTCCACaatcagagcagaaagaaagaaaattctatgtagttaattttttaaaaagaaatacaaatctgaaaagtgtggcgtgcttATGTATTCAGCGCCTGTTAATCTAGTAGCTATAAATGAAATCAACCACTTTCCATCAAGACGTCTAAGGAAAACCTTAATCCAGAGCTAAATACAGCCGAGAATCGTTTTGCACGATTCACGTTTCACAGATGATTAGAAGTCAATTTGACTGAGCCTGAATCGTGTTGCtaagaacatttttcagtttccagTGAAGCTGCTGGAGATATTTTCCCAAAGGACTTGGAGCTCTGGTTGAAGGAGAAGACCTTCAACCAGTACTGCCTCTAGGGGAAGAATACAAATGCATCTCACAGATTTTAGAACCTTATTTGTGAATATCTTCGAAAACTATGCATCCCAATCCCTCCAcagctttgtgttgatctattaTATGAAAACTGCAATGAAATACACTGAGGCGTTGCTGTAAGGATGCACTGATCAATGCCTGCCACCTGGAAAAgatgtgttaaaataaatgcttattttaggTAGAAAATATCAATGTGtaacctttaatttgagtgaATATAAGCTCTGGTGTGACTTCAGTTTGCTCTGTTCCGATGAGCCTATGATTAGACTTTTCTTGTGACAAACCTCTCAGGTGGGTTTGGGAGTAACACAAAGGACgaattattgaaaatgtctagTGCGGCAGAGAGAGTGTCATGCTGtaggcctgtttttttttcccccaaaaagcTCTAGGAACTGTGTCAAAGTGCAATGAATCATGGCCTCTTTAAAGTACCTGGaggttttagaaagaaaaaacctgaaacatctacaagaaaagtgaaaatgagtcAATGATTAGAAAGAACTACAATCCACATTTTCCCTTTCTGCGTGCCTCTGTACTGATGTTCCGccgttttctgtttgtttaatgaCTATTAGCATCTATTCAAGACTAAAGTCAAGATGAGTCATGGTTCTGGTACCTGGATGTAAGGGATGGAGCTTCTTCCTGGCTACGCTCACATCCTTCCTGCCACAGACTTCTTCCTGCAGCCTGACTTGAAGAGAGAAGCTTCCTGGaaacgtttctgtttttagaaagaattacatttttttccccttgccAATTTGGAAGAGCTCATCCCTGCATAATGACTGTACATACATTTGCATAATGTGTTGAGAACATTTTGGGAACTCTAAGGATATAAATACTTCAGCATTTCCTGAAACCCAaatcataaacatgttttatctcaGGATACTGAACCCAGCAAACTCAAAGGTGGAGAAAATGTATCAGAGctatgaaacaaaaattattaaagaTCAGCTGCATACGagcaaagacattttatttttcagtatttgtaCAAAGTGCCTTTATACAGAGGAATAACATAAAAGTCTATtaataggaaaaacaaaaacatttttgcacagaGCACCTTGGAAACTGAAGGCATTATTCAGGTCTATGCACTGCAA
Coding sequences within:
- the il19l gene encoding interleukin 19 like isoform X2 encodes the protein MKMLLSSSVLLLLLLGLLNGPAESRTLHMDGCSANVHVHELHQYFSEIKSDAISADGEIGVKLLDASLMKNVQEGQTCCFVRLLLRFYVERVFSSYESSQPSQQRCSSALANAFVSIRREMHKCHCHCGEETQRTIDSVLANFDKLQIQQAAQKAVGELGTVLDWLEQLGSKS
- the il19l gene encoding interleukin 19 like isoform X1; translation: MEAQRHTSSPGLILSGNTQLHLQVTTVMKMLLSSSVLLLLLLGLLNGPAESRTLHMDGCSANVHVHELHQYFSEIKSDAISADGEIGVKLLDASLMKNVQEGQTCCFVRLLLRFYVERVFSSYESSQPSQQRCSSALANAFVSIRREMHKCHCHCGEETQRTIDSVLANFDKLQIQQAAQKAVGELGTVLDWLEQLGSKS